TGGAGCCTGCGGGCTCGTCCCGGCGCGCCCGTGAGCACCCCGATGACGTGGGAGCAGCTGGCCGCGGTCACCGATCCGAGGGACTACAACCTCACGACGGTGCTCGATCACCTCGCCGACGGTGACCCGTGGGCCGACATGGACGAGCAGGCGTACTCGCTCGACCCCCTGCTCCGGTTGTGGGAGGCCTTGCCCGGCGGCGAGCTGAACTTCCCGCCCGACTACCCGAAGATGCCCGGCGAGCCACCGCGGGTGCAGCCGAGCAAGAAGGTCGCCGAGCACTGGGACGACGACGGCAACCGGATCGAGTCGTGACCGCAACGAGTGGTCGTGAACGCGCCGACGGTTCGTGCGGGTGGCTGACCTCCACCGAGCCGAGCGGCGGGATCCTCAGTCGGCGAGGACCTCACCCAGGTCGTAGGCGGCGGCCCGGTCGATCTGGTCGAGCGTGCACGAGGCGGGGTCGCGGTCGGGGCGCCAGCGCAGGAACTGCACGGTGTGGCGGAAGCGGTGCCCCTCGAGCTGGTCGAAGGCGACCTCGACGACGCGCTCCGGTCGCAGCGGGACGTACGAGACGTCCTTGCCCGAGGAGAAGCGCGAGCGGTCGGTCTCCGCGTGCTCGATCTCTCCGTCGGGGCCACGTCGCACGAGCGGTTCGAGCTCATCGATGAGTTCGAGGCGCCGCTGGGCGGTGAAGGCGGCGATCCCGCCCACGTTGTACAGCTGCCCCTCGTGGAAGAGCCCGAGCAGCAACGAGCCGACACCCTGCCCGGACTTGTGCAAGCGGTAGCCGGTCACGACGGCCTCCGCAGTGCGCTTGTGCTTGATCTTCAGCATCGTGCGCTTGCCCGGTTGGTAGGTCGAGGTGAGTGCCTTGGCGACCACGCCGTCCAGACCGGCCCCCTCGAACCGCACGAACCAGTCGCGGGCCTCATGCGCATCCCGCGTCACCCTCGTCAGGTGGAGCGGGGCACCCTTCGCCATCGTCGTGAAGACCGACTCGAGGACCTCGCGGCGGCGGGCGAAGGGGGACCCGGTCACGTCCTCGTCGCCGAGGGCGAGCAGGTCGAAGGCGATGAACTCCGCCGGTGTCTGCGCCGACAGCTTGGTGATGCGCGACTGCGCGGGGTGGATCCGTTGGCCGAGCGCCTCCCAGTCCAGCCGTTCCCGACCCGGCTCGCCGCTGCGCACGACGATCTCGCCGTCGAGGACGACCTGCTCGGGCAGGTGCTCGCGGCAGGCATCGACGAGCTCGGGGAAGTACCGGGTCAGGGGCTTTTTGCCCCGGCTGGCCAGCTCGACGTCCCCGCCGTCCTTGACGACGATGCAGCGGAAGCCATCCCACTTCGGCTCGTAGGAGTAGCCCGCGTCGACGGCGTCCGCTGCCGGAACCTCCGTGACGGCCTTGGCGAGCATCGGGGTGAGGTCGAGTTCGGGAAGGGGTGTCACTCGTCACATTCTGCCCGTTCGTCCTCGGATTTGAGACGATGTGCCGGTGGCGACGACGAGGACGGTGGCAGAGCGCGCAGTGACCTACGGGTCCGTGGCCGCCGCGTCCGCCATCGTGGGTGCGGGGTCGGTGTGGGTCGGGGGAGCGACCTACTTCGCCCGTCGCGTCCTCACCCCGGACCCGGTCCGGCCCGACGACACCATCATCCACGTCGTGCACTCCGACAGCGTCACCCTCTCGGGCACCGAGGACATCGTCGTGCCCGGTCGCTACGGACTGTGGCTCGACGGTGGGAGGGGCCACGCCCGCATCGGCGGCGTCCTCGAGGTGGACCATCGGCGCCAGCGGGTTCGCCGCGAGCTGCTCGGGGTGGACTGCGGCACACTGCAACCGGGCCCGGCACGCTTCAACAGCTACTACTGGGGGCGCGACCCGCAGACCGACCTCGGGCTGGCGACCGAGGACGTCGTGGTGCCCGCCGAACTCGGACCGATGCCGGCGTGGATCACGCCGGCCACGCACGGTACCGGTGACCGCTGGGCGATCCTCGTCCACGGCCGCGGTGCGCGTCGCATCGAGGCGATCCGGGCGGTCCCCGCACTGCATGCGGCCGGTCTGACCTGTCTGGTCCCGAGCTACCGCAACGACGGGGAGGCTCCGGTGGGGCCTGATGGGCGCTACAACCTCGGCCTGTCCGAGTGGCGCGACATCGAGGACGCCGTCTCGATGGCGTTGGCCCGCGGCGCGCGGGAGATCATCCTCGTGGGCTGGTCGATGGGCGGCGCGATCGTGCTGCAGTTCCTCGACCGCTCCCGCCTGGCGAGCGTCGTCTCCCGGGCCGTGCTCGACGGGCCGGTGGTCGACTGGGGACAGGTCCTCAAGCACCACGCCGAGCTGCACCGTGTCCCCGCCCCCGTTTCCCACCTGGGCAGTGCCCTGATGGGACAGCACTGGGCCAAGCGCCTGGTCGGGGTCTCCGAGAGCGTCGACGTCGCCAGGACCGACTGGGTCGCCCGGGCCGAGGAGCTGCACCACCCGATGTTGCTCATCCACTCGCGCGACGACGAGTTCGTCCCCGTCGGGCCGAGCGAGGAGCTGGCGCAGGCGCGACCGGACCTGATCACCTACGAGCCGTGGTCGCTCGCGCGGCACTGCAAGGAGTGGAACGTCGACCCGCGGCGTTGGGACGCGGTGGTCACCGACTTCGTGCGCTGACTCACCGCTCGACGCGCCACAGGCCCAGCAGCGTCCCGTCCTGCTCGAGCAGGTGCCGGCAGGTGAGGTCGACGTCGACGTCCGCCCCGTCGAGCAGGCGCGGGTGGGAGCTGCGGTCGCCACCGACGAGGTTCGGCGTCCACGACAGGCCGAGCTCGTCGACGAGCCCTGCGGCGACCAGCTGGGCGGCCAGCGACGGTCCCCCTTCGCACAGGACGTGGGGACCGAAGGCCTCCCGGGCGCGCTCCACGACGACCACCGGGTCGACGTGGTCCTCGCCGCACAGCCACGTGGTCTCTGCCTCGACGGCACCGGAAGAACGGGTCGTCGCGAGCACGACGTCGTCACCCTGCGCGGTCGGCGGCAACTGGGACCGGGAGGAGACGACGACCATCGGTGTGCCCGCCGGCTTGTACCCCTCGGCACGCGCCGTCCCGCCCCCGACGAGCAGGACATCGGCGGCTCGACGCATCGCCGCGAAGCCTCGGTGGTCGGCCGCCGAGTTGATCGTCCCGGAGCGTCCGTCCGGGCCGGTCGCCGCCCCGTCGAGGGTGGTGACGAAGTTGAGTCGCAGCAGCGGATCCGATGCGACGTAGAGGCTGTCGAGGTCGTCGTCGGAGAGCTCGTCGCCGGGCGAGACGGCGACAGCGGCATGGTCACAGGTCAGGACGCGCATGCTGCGAGTCTCCCTCACGACCGCCGTGGCTGCGATGATCGGTGGATGGCCAAGAAGAAGTCAGGCACGAAGAGCGCCTCGTCCACCCCGTACCGGGATGCGTTGCACGCCGCCCCGGGGATCGACCTGGCCGGTATCGACACCCGCGGTACCCCGGCCTTCGACGGGGACAAGAGTGCGGGCAAGAAGGCCCTGACGGCCCTGGCCGAGCCGGTGTCCGACCTGCAGGAGCGTCTCTTCGCCGAGGCGACTGCAGGTGGCCACCGCCGCGTCCTGCTCGTCATCCAGGGCATGGACACCGCCGGCAAGGGAGGTGTGATGCGCCACGTCGTCGGGAACGTCGACCCGCAGGGCGTGGAGATCACCGCCTTCAAGGCGCCGACGGCCGAGGAGCTGGAGCACCCCTTCCTCTGGCGCATCCGCAATGCCCTGCCGGACGCGGGCATGATCGGCGTCTTCGACCGGAGCCACTACGAGGACGTCCTCATCGCGCGCGTCCACGACCTGGTGCCGAAGTCGCAGTGGTCGCGCCGCTACACGACGATCAACACCTTCGAGGAGGAGGTGGCCGATGCGGGTACGACGATCATCAAGGTGCTGCTGCACATCAGCTTCGGCGAGCAGAAGGAGCGTCTGGCCGAGCGGCTCGACCGCCCGGACAAGCACTGGAAGTTCAGCCCCGCCGACATCGACGAGCGCGCCCACTGGGACGAGTACCAGCAGGCCCACCAGGCCGCCATCGACAGGTGCTCCACCGAGGTCGCGCCCTGGTACGTCGTGCCGGCGGACCGCAAGTGGTACGCCCGACTCGCCGTGATGAACCTGCTCAACGAGCACCTCGAGCCCATGGAGCTGCAGTGGCCCGAGGCGGACTTCGACGTCAAGGAGCAGCGCAAGCGCCTGCTGAGGTCCTGACCGCTGCGGCTATGCGGGCGTGACGGTGGACCGCTCGATCGCGGTCGCGCCCGCGAGGGTGACGAGGTCGGGGTCGAGGGTGCCGAAGTTCACTCCCTTGCCACCGCCGAGCCGGGAGACCACGAAGGCCTCGGCCACGTCGCTGGGAGCGTGCCTGACCATCAGGCTGGCCTGCAGTGTCTGCGCGAGGCGCTCGACGAGGTGGCGCGAGCCCATGGCCGCGCGGTCCGGGTCCTGCGCCCCGAGCTCGCTGCAGTCGCGCTCCAGGTCGTCCAGCGCGGCGTCGAGGACGGGAAGCTGCCCCCGGGCCACGGAGGCCTCCTTGAGCAGGGCCATCAGCGAGGCCGGCTCCTTGGCGATCGCGCGGAGCACGTCGAGGGCGTTGACGTTGCCCGAGCCCTCCCAGATCGAGTTCAACGGGGCCTGCCGGTACAGCCGGGCCATGCCGTGCTCCTCGACGTATCCGTTGCCGCCGAGGCACTCCATGGCCTCCGCGGTGAAGGTCGAGGCACGCTTGCACACCCAGTACTTGCCGACCGCGACCCCCAGACGGGTCAGCTCGGTGTCGCCCTCGTCGAGCGCGTGGGCCAGGCGCAGGCCGAGCAGGGTCGCGGCCTCCGACTCGAGGGCGAGGTCGGTGAGGACGTTGCGCATCAAGGGCTGGTCGACCAGCGTCGCACCGAAGGCGACACGGTGGCGCGTGTGGTGGACCGCCCGCGTCAGGGA
The DNA window shown above is from Janibacter sp. A1S7 and carries:
- a CDS encoding alpha/beta hydrolase family protein, whose translation is MATTRTVAERAVTYGSVAAASAIVGAGSVWVGGATYFARRVLTPDPVRPDDTIIHVVHSDSVTLSGTEDIVVPGRYGLWLDGGRGHARIGGVLEVDHRRQRVRRELLGVDCGTLQPGPARFNSYYWGRDPQTDLGLATEDVVVPAELGPMPAWITPATHGTGDRWAILVHGRGARRIEAIRAVPALHAAGLTCLVPSYRNDGEAPVGPDGRYNLGLSEWRDIEDAVSMALARGAREIILVGWSMGGAIVLQFLDRSRLASVVSRAVLDGPVVDWGQVLKHHAELHRVPAPVSHLGSALMGQHWAKRLVGVSESVDVARTDWVARAEELHHPMLLIHSRDDEFVPVGPSEELAQARPDLITYEPWSLARHCKEWNVDPRRWDAVVTDFVR
- a CDS encoding dihydrofolate reductase family protein → MRVLTCDHAAVAVSPGDELSDDDLDSLYVASDPLLRLNFVTTLDGAATGPDGRSGTINSAADHRGFAAMRRAADVLLVGGGTARAEGYKPAGTPMVVVSSRSQLPPTAQGDDVVLATTRSSGAVEAETTWLCGEDHVDPVVVVERAREAFGPHVLCEGGPSLAAQLVAAGLVDELGLSWTPNLVGGDRSSHPRLLDGADVDVDLTCRHLLEQDGTLLGLWRVER
- a CDS encoding ATP-dependent DNA ligase yields the protein MLAKAVTEVPAADAVDAGYSYEPKWDGFRCIVVKDGGDVELASRGKKPLTRYFPELVDACREHLPEQVVLDGEIVVRSGEPGRERLDWEALGQRIHPAQSRITKLSAQTPAEFIAFDLLALGDEDVTGSPFARRREVLESVFTTMAKGAPLHLTRVTRDAHEARDWFVRFEGAGLDGVVAKALTSTYQPGKRTMLKIKHKRTAEAVVTGYRLHKSGQGVGSLLLGLFHEGQLYNVGGIAAFTAQRRLELIDELEPLVRRGPDGEIEHAETDRSRFSSGKDVSYVPLRPERVVEVAFDQLEGHRFRHTVQFLRWRPDRDPASCTLDQIDRAAAYDLGEVLAD
- a CDS encoding polyphosphate kinase 2 family protein; this encodes MAKKKSGTKSASSTPYRDALHAAPGIDLAGIDTRGTPAFDGDKSAGKKALTALAEPVSDLQERLFAEATAGGHRRVLLVIQGMDTAGKGGVMRHVVGNVDPQGVEITAFKAPTAEELEHPFLWRIRNALPDAGMIGVFDRSHYEDVLIARVHDLVPKSQWSRRYTTINTFEEEVADAGTTIIKVLLHISFGEQKERLAERLDRPDKHWKFSPADIDERAHWDEYQQAHQAAIDRCSTEVAPWYVVPADRKWYARLAVMNLLNEHLEPMELQWPEADFDVKEQRKRLLRS